From Nymphaea colorata isolate Beijing-Zhang1983 unplaced genomic scaffold, ASM883128v2 scaffold0493, whole genome shotgun sequence, the proteins below share one genomic window:
- the LOC126409531 gene encoding photosystem I P700 chlorophyll a apoprotein A2, producing the protein MALRFPRFSQGLAQDPTTRRIWFGIATAHDFESHDDITEERLYQNIFASHFGQLAIIFLWTSGNLFHVAWQGNFESWVQDPLHVRPIAHTIWDPHFGQPAVEAFTRGGALGPVNIAYSGVYQWWYTIGLRTNEDLYTGALFLLFISAISLVAGWLHLQPKWKPSVSWFKNAESRLNHHLSGLFGVSSLAWAGHLVHVAIPGSRGEYVRWNNFLDVLPYPQGLGPLFTGQWNLYAQNPDSSSHLFGTSQGAGTAILTLLGGFHPQTQSLWLTDIAHHHLAIAFIFLVAGHMYRTNFGIGHSIKDLLEAHIPPGGRLGRGHKGLYDTINNSIHFQLGLALASLGVITSLVAQHMYSLPAYAFIAQDFTTQAALYTHHQYIAGFIMTGAFAHGAIFFIRDYNPQQNEDNVLARMLDHKEAIISHLSWASLFLGFHTLGLYVHNDVMLAFGTPEKQILIEPIFAQWIQSAHGKTSYGFDVLLSSTNGPAFNAGQSLWLPGWLNAINENRNSLFLTIGPGDFLVHHAIALGLHTTTLILVKGALDARGSKLMPDKKDFGYSFPCDGPGRGGTCDISAWDAFYLAVFWMLNTIGWVTFYWHWKHITLWQGNVSQFNESSTYLMGWLRDYLWLNSSQLINGYNPFGMNSLSVWAWMFLFGHLVWATGFMFLISWRGYWQELIETLAWAHERTPLANLIRWRDKPVALSIVQARLVGLAHFSVGYIFTYAAFLIASTSGKFG; encoded by the coding sequence ATGGCATTAAGATTTCCAAGGTTTAGCCAAGGCTTAGCTCAGGACCCCACTACTCGTCGTATTTGGTTTGGTATTGCTACCGCACATGACTTCGAGAGTCATGATGATATCACCGAGGAACGTCTTTATCAGAATATTTTTGCTTCTCACTTCGGGCAGTTAGCAATAATCTTTCTGTGGACTTCCGGCAATCTGTTTCATGTGGCTTGGCAAGGAAATTTTGAGTCATGGGTACAGGACCCCTTACATGTAAGACCCATTGCTCATACTATTTGGGATCCTCATTTTGGTCAACCGGCTGTAGAAGCTTTTACTCGAGGGGGTGCTCTTGGCCCAGTGAATATTGCTTATTCCGGTGTTTATCAATGGTGGTATACAATCGGCTTGCGCACCAACGAAGATCTTTATACTGGAgctctttttctattatttatttCTGCCATATCTTTAGTAGCGGGTTGGTTACATCTACAACCCAAATGGAAGCCAAGCGTTTCGTGGTTCAAAAATGCCGAATCTCGTCtcaatcatcatttgtcaggGCTCTTCGGAGTAAGCTCCTTGGCTTGGGCAGGACATTTAGTTCATGTTGCTATTCCCGGGTCAAGGGGTGAATATGTCAGATGGAATAATTTCTTAGATGTATTACCATATCCCCAAGGATTGGGGCCACTTTTTACAGGTCAGTGGAATCTTTATGCCCAAAACCCCGATTCCAGTAGTCATTTATTCGGTACCTCCCAAGGAGCGGGAACTGCCATTCTAACCCTTCTCGGGGGATTCCATCCGCAAACTCAAAGTTTATGGCTGACCGATATTGCCCATCATCATTTAGCTATTGCATTCATTTTTCTCGTTGCTGGTCATATGTATAGAACTAACTTCGGGATTGGGCACAGTATAAAAGATCTTCTAGAGGCGCATATTCCTCCGGGGGGTCGATTGGGGCGCGGGCATAAAGGCCTTTATGACACAATCAATAATTCGATTCATTTTCAATTAGGTCTTGCTCTAGCCTCTTTGGGGGTTATTACTTCCTTGGTAGCTCAACACATGTACTCTTTACCTGCTTATGCATTTATAGCACAAGACTTTACTACTCAAGCTGCGTTATATACTCATCACCAATACATCGCAGGGTTCATCATGACAGGAGCCTTTGCTCATGGAGCTATATTCTTCATTAGGGATTACAACCCGCAGCAGAATGAGGATAATGTATTGGCAAGAATGTTAGACCATAAAGAAGCTATCATATCTCATTTAAGTTGGGCTAGCTTGTTCCTGGGGTTCCATACCTTGGGACTCTATGTTCATAATGACGTCATGCTTGCTTTTGGTACTCCAGAAAAACAAATCTTGATCGAACCCATATTTGCCCAATGGATACAGTCCGCTCATGGTAAGACTTCATATGGGTTTGATGTACTCTTATCTTCAACGAATGGCCCAGCATTTAATGCAGGTCAAAGCTTATGGTTACCTGGATGGTTGAATGCTATTAATGAAAATCGTAATTCACTATTCTTAACAATAGGGCCGGGGGACTTCTTGGTACATCATGCTATTGCTCTAGGTTTGCATACAACTACATTGATCTTAGTAAAAGGTGCTTTAGATGCACGTGGTTCCAAGTTAATGCCAGATAAAAAGGATTTCGGGTATAGTTTCCCCTGCGATGGTCCAGGACGAGGTGGTACTTGTGATATTTCGGCTTGGGATGCATTTTATTTGGCAGTTTTCTGGATGTTAAATACCATTGGATGGGTTACCTTCTATTGGCATTGGAAGCATATCACATTATGGCAGGGTAATGTTTCGCAATTTAATGAATCTTCCACTTATTTGATGGGATGGTTAAGAGATTATCTATGGTTAAACTCTTCACAACTTATCAACGGATATAATCCTTTTGGTATGAATAGTTTATCCGTCTGGGCGTGGATGTTCTTATTTGGGCATCTTGTTTGGGCTACTGGATTCATGTTCTTAATTTCCTGGCGTGGATATTGGCAGGAATTGATTGAAACTTTAGCATGGGCTCATGAACGCACACCTTTGGCTAATTTGATTCGCTGGAGGGATAAACCGGTGGCTCTTTCCATTGTACAAGCAAGACTGGTTGGCTTAGCTCACTTTTCTGTAGGTTATATATTTACCTACGCAGCTTTCTTGATTGCTTCTACATCAGGCAAATTTGGTtaa